A window from Pseudomonadota bacterium encodes these proteins:
- a CDS encoding nucleotidyltransferase domain-containing protein, giving the protein MVQEIYPDVERIVKLYIDALKRRVRIQRVILFGSYARGNPRPWSDIDLVVISPDFHGGTEDDHLLLAEVARHITPQIEALPYLPDDFLDCDSRSFEADILRSGKVIYDEAA; this is encoded by the coding sequence ATGGTGCAGGAAATCTATCCTGATGTTGAACGAATAGTTAAGTTATATATCGATGCCCTGAAGCGGCGTGTTCGCATTCAGCGCGTGATCCTCTTTGGCTCTTACGCCCGCGGCAACCCGCGTCCATGGAGCGACATCGACCTGGTCGTCATTTCGCCGGATTTTCACGGCGGTACTGAAGATGACCATCTGCTGCTTGCGGAGGTTGCGCGTCACATAACCCCCCAGATCGAAGCGCTGCCTTATCTTCCGGATGATTTTCTGGACTGTGATTCCCGCAGCTTCGAGGCGGACATACTGCGCAGCGGAAAAGTCATCTACGACGAGGCCGCGTAA
- a CDS encoding HEPN domain-containing protein, which yields MTDPKNIVDQWVARADYDLSAAAAMEASGHSLYVAFMSQQAAEKILKAIWCKLRDDSPPYVHNLSTLVESLKIELSDGQHLLMNRLSRYYIAGRYPSFKQKLASELSRAQASELLSQTEDFVKWCRKSILMLNE from the coding sequence ATGACCGATCCGAAAAATATCGTGGATCAATGGGTAGCGAGGGCTGACTATGACCTCAGTGCCGCTGCTGCGATGGAGGCGAGTGGGCACAGCCTCTATGTTGCCTTTATGAGTCAGCAAGCGGCGGAAAAGATCCTGAAGGCGATATGGTGTAAATTGAGAGACGATTCGCCTCCGTATGTTCATAACCTCTCCACCCTTGTCGAATCGCTGAAGATCGAGCTGTCCGATGGACAGCATCTTCTGATGAATCGGCTGAGCAGATATTATATAGCAGGTCGCTATCCGTCGTTCAAACAGAAGCTTGCATCCGAGTTGAGCAGGGCGCAGGCGTCAGAGCTGCTTTCACAGACGGAGGATTTTGTAAAATGGTGCAGGAAATCTATCCTGATGTTGAACGAATAG